Proteins found in one Leishmania donovani BPK282A1 complete genome, chromosome 13 genomic segment:
- a CDS encoding MCAK-like kinesin, putative has translation MREDSPGSESQSRQSDRTCGVSPGGPGASPSIVVAVRKRPRIPGREDDENDVVRCGENGGPSVTVYEPRTKLDLTPIIEPSSFSYDHVFGEACTNEEVYRGCCRPLLQNVREGGGAVIFAFGQTGSGKTHTMLGTGERPGLYSLAVTELLTMTEHSTMTASFYEAYGAKLYDLLNDRAEVKMLQDEYQNVHIVGITEQIVSSVDDVNALMMRGQQLRAIGTTHANDRSSRSHAVLEIKLKLADNNSESQLGRITFVDLAGSERASDTAETDAKTRREGAEINKSLLALKECIRAMSMRKRHIPFRGSKLTQILRESFVGRCKTCVIAAISPCQSHCEDTLNTLRYADRIKELKGPANPHNGVKPIPCKTCGQPIFIGDRHVCKRQLAACPHCRQDVDKQELDTHVAECKESPMRCQYCNERMLRSESVSHSRRCARAPIRCGACGATVPRQLMDRHTQQECAEAKVKCRYCGCVQSRQLLAAHEQNCDVAKVACPHCLQFVRKRRLDGHVASCARNLSRAMHTPRSTALNIIASASMETSQTLASSSSSIGAQQSILKSATAQTAASSRTSSSHNRNVAAEPAGGQVDLVAADEGTGPLTFTRAHSSPRSSAQLASSAPFANRSQSNRAPAAGGRWNAGALGADEASAACDNDCGSVVCPYSRYGCPVKVTRLNVAAHLKESMQQHLELVTTYADRVDEQNMQLRRLVIHETDTLSSRATMERLDK, from the coding sequence ATGCGAGAGGACAGCCCCGGCAGCGAGTCGCAGAGCCGCCAGTCAGATCGCACCTGCGGCGTGTCGCCGGGCGGCCCTGGCGCCAGCCCATCCATTGTCGTAGCGGTGCGGAAGCGACCCCGCATCCCGGGCCGCGAGGATGACGAGAATGAcgtggtgcgctgcggtgaGAATGGTGGCCCTTCCGTCACAGTGTACGAGCCGCGCACGAAGCTCGACCTCACACCCATCATTGAGCCAAGCAGCTTTAGCTACGATCACGTCTTTGGTGAAGCGTGCACTAACGAGGAGGTCtaccgcggctgctgtcgaCCCCTCCTCCAGAATGTGCgggaaggcggtggcgctgtcaTCTTTGCCTTTGGGCAgacgggcagcggcaagacTCACACGATGCTCGGCACAGGAGAGCGTCCCGGCCTTTACAGCTTAGCCGTGACGGAGCTTCTCACCATGACGGAGCACAGCACCATGACGGCGAGCTTCTATGAGGCGTACGGGGCGAAGCTCTACGACCTGCTCAACGATCGAGCGGAGGTGAAGATGCTGCAGGACGAGTACCAGAATGTGCATATTGTCGGCATCACTGAGCAGATCGTCAGCTCTGTTGACGACGTCAATGCATTGATGATGAGAGGGCAGCAGTTGAGGGCGATCGGCACAACGCACGCAAACGACCGCAGCTCACGGTCGCACGCCGTTCTAGAGATCAAGCTGAAGCTAGCGGACAACAACAGTGAGTCGCAACTAGGCCGCATCACCTTCGTAGAcctcgccggcagcgagcggGCGTCCGACACGGCGGAGACGGATGCCAAGACGCGCCGCGAAGGCGCCGAGATCAACAAatcgctgctggcgttgaAGGAGTGCATACGTGCCATGTCGATGCGCAAGCGGCACATCCCGTTCCGCGGCTCGAAACTGACGCAGATTCTTCGCGAGAGCTTCGTTGGCCGCTGCAAGACGTGTGTGATCGCGGCGATATCGCCGTGCCAGAGCCACTGCGAGGACACCCTCAACACCCTCCGCTACGCAGACCGCATCAAGGAGCTGAAGGGGCCTGCAAACCCGCACAACGGTGTGAAGCCGATCCCGTGTAAGACGTGCGGTCAGCCGATCTTCATTGGCGACCGACACGTGTGCAAGCGCCAGCTGGCAGCCTGCCCCCACTGTAGGCAGGATGTGGACAAACAGGAGCTAGACACGCATGTGGCCGAGTGCAAGGAGTCACCTATGCGTTGCCAGTACTGCAACGAGcgcatgctgcgcagcgagtCGGTCAGCCacagccggcgctgcgcccgCGCCCCGATtcgctgcggcgcatgcgGTGCCACCGTACCACGCCAGCTCATGGACAGGCACACTCAGCAGGAGTGCGCGGAGGCCAAGGTGAAGTGTCGATACTGCGGCTGTGTGCAGAGTCGTCAATTACTCGCGGCGCATGAGCAGAACTGCGACGTTGCGAAGGTGGCGTGCCCGCACTGCCTGCAGTTTGTGCGCAAGAGGCGATTGGATGGACACGTtgcgagctgcgcgcgcaacCTCAGTCGTGCAATGCATACACCGCGCAGCACTGCTCTGAATATCATCGCGTCGGCTTCGATGGAGACATCACAGACgctggcctcctcctcctccagcatcGGAGCGCAGCAGAGCATTCTGAAGAGTGCTACAGCCCAGACAGCAGCGTCATCGCGCACATCTTCCTCGCACAATCGCAACGTAGCTGCCGAGCCGGCGGGGGGACAGGTAGACCTGGTGGCTGCGGACGAAGGCACCGGCCCCCTCACGTTCACTCGAGCGCACTCATCTCCGAGGTCATCGGCTCAGTTGGCCAGCAGTGCACCGTTTGCGAACCGATCCCAGTCGAACCGTGCACCGGCGGCAGGAGGTCGCTGGAACGCCGGTGCCCTAGGCGCCGACGAggccagcgccgcgtgcgATAACGACTGCGGCAGCGTTGTCTGCCCGTACTCGCGCTACGGCTGCCCTGTCAAGGTGACGCGACTGAACGTGGCAGCCCATCTGAAGGagtcgatgcagcagcacctaGAGCTCGTCACGACGTACGCGGACCGCGTGGATGAGCAGAAcatgcagctgcgacgcctcGTGATACACGAGACGGACACGTTGAGCAGTCGGGCCACGATGGAACGTCTGGACAAGTGA